Proteins from a single region of Lysinibacillus sp. JNUCC-52:
- a CDS encoding rhodanese-like domain-containing protein codes for MKSMDTTQLLEQLDANEDLYIIDVREDDEVAQGVIPGAKHIALGTIPERLEEIDRSKPYIIVCKAGGRSANACAYLEAQGFDVTNLEGGMLAYDGELEFK; via the coding sequence ATGAAATCGATGGATACAACGCAATTATTAGAACAACTAGATGCGAACGAGGACTTATACATTATCGATGTGCGAGAAGATGACGAGGTAGCACAAGGTGTCATTCCAGGCGCTAAGCATATTGCACTTGGAACAATCCCTGAGCGCTTAGAAGAAATAGATAGATCTAAACCTTACATTATCGTCTGTAAAGCTGGCGGACGCTCAGCAAATGCATGTGCATATTTAGAAGCACAAGGCTTTGATGTAACAAACCTAGAAGGCGGCATGCTTGCTTATGATGGGGAATTAGAATTTAAATAA
- the hfq gene encoding RNA chaperone Hfq, which translates to MKSINLQDTFLNHLRKNSVFVTVFLLNGFQLKGTVKSYDNFTVLLVDAESKQHLIYKHAISTFVPAKQVEFLETEE; encoded by the coding sequence ATGAAATCAATCAATTTGCAAGATACGTTTTTGAACCATCTACGTAAAAACAGTGTTTTTGTAACTGTGTTTCTGTTAAACGGGTTCCAGCTAAAAGGAACAGTGAAATCCTATGATAACTTTACAGTATTACTAGTCGATGCTGAAAGTAAACAGCATCTCATTTACAAACACGCAATTTCTACTTTCGTTCCAGCAAAGCAAGTCGAATTTTTAGAGACAGAAGAATAG
- the miaA gene encoding tRNA (adenosine(37)-N6)-dimethylallyltransferase MiaA yields MIQNKIQQAEVVAIVGPTASGKTALSIELAKKFNGEIINGDSMQIYKGLDIGTAKITAEEMQGVPHHLLSFKEPTESFSVADYQKLVRAKISEIQARGKLPIIVGGSGLYVQAVLYDFQFTEEQVDEVARKAYYEELEKLGPEAMHAKLLALDPKTAETIHPNNTRRVIRALEMIELSGVSKASEEHNRGEIPLYRHLIIGLGENMSRDALYDRINRRVDLMMDKGLLQEVQGLWQQNIRGVQSIQAIGYKEIYDYLDGRCTLEEAIENLKQNSRRYAKRQLTYFRNKMDIHFIEKD; encoded by the coding sequence ATGATACAAAATAAAATACAGCAAGCAGAGGTTGTAGCAATCGTAGGACCAACAGCCTCTGGTAAAACAGCACTGAGCATTGAGTTAGCAAAAAAGTTTAATGGTGAAATTATTAACGGCGATTCCATGCAAATTTATAAAGGCCTAGATATTGGTACTGCGAAAATTACTGCGGAAGAGATGCAAGGTGTCCCACATCATTTATTAAGCTTCAAGGAGCCTACAGAATCCTTTTCGGTAGCAGATTATCAAAAATTGGTACGTGCCAAAATTAGTGAAATACAAGCACGAGGAAAGCTACCAATTATTGTTGGAGGCTCTGGGTTATATGTACAAGCCGTGCTCTATGATTTCCAATTTACCGAGGAGCAAGTAGATGAGGTAGCACGAAAGGCTTATTATGAGGAGCTAGAAAAGTTAGGTCCTGAAGCAATGCATGCAAAACTATTAGCATTGGATCCGAAAACGGCGGAAACAATTCACCCTAACAATACGCGACGCGTCATTCGAGCATTAGAAATGATTGAATTAAGTGGTGTTTCAAAAGCCTCAGAAGAACACAATCGAGGAGAAATCCCCCTTTATCGCCATTTAATTATAGGGTTAGGTGAAAATATGTCACGCGATGCGTTATATGATCGCATAAATCGCAGAGTAGATTTGATGATGGACAAAGGGCTGTTGCAAGAAGTACAAGGGTTGTGGCAGCAAAATATTCGAGGCGTACAGTCAATTCAGGCAATTGGCTATAAGGAAATATATGATTACTTAGATGGTCGATGCACTTTAGAAGAAGCAATTGAAAATTTAAAACAAAATTCTCGTCGCTATGCGAAAAGACAACTTACTTATTTCCGCAATAAGATGGATATTCATTTTATTGAAAAAGACTAA
- a CDS encoding alpha/beta fold hydrolase has protein sequence MEERYMKMSDGHFVFTRTLTPTIPCIGHIHILHGMAEHSGRYIKFAQKLCVAGYAVTMHDHRGHGETASYNGTLGFFAEKNGFDRVVEDAHEVIVAMHAQFADVPFILFGHSMGSFIARRYIQLYSNDVDNVILCGTGNVSTLHKIGHYVAQVLAMQRGKEMESPLLNKLSFGSFNKQVPNAKTAYDWLCSVEHEVQKYIDDPYCGFIPTNQFFVDLTAGLMVLNRKNEIEKINKNLPILLISGSKDPVGDGGHGVYNVAERFAAAGVQDVTVYLFEDKRHEILNEDNHQAVHQVLLRWLEKYDTK, from the coding sequence ATGGAAGAGCGTTATATGAAAATGTCAGATGGACATTTTGTGTTTACGCGAACATTAACGCCGACTATTCCATGCATAGGTCATATTCATATTTTACATGGCATGGCAGAGCATAGTGGTCGCTATATAAAATTTGCTCAAAAATTATGTGTAGCAGGTTATGCAGTGACGATGCATGATCATCGTGGGCATGGAGAAACGGCATCTTACAACGGCACATTAGGCTTTTTCGCTGAAAAAAATGGTTTTGATCGTGTTGTAGAAGATGCTCATGAAGTGATTGTAGCTATGCATGCTCAATTTGCAGATGTGCCATTCATCTTGTTCGGACATAGTATGGGTTCTTTCATTGCTAGAAGGTATATTCAACTTTACAGCAATGACGTGGATAACGTTATACTTTGTGGAACAGGTAATGTCTCAACACTGCATAAGATTGGGCATTATGTCGCACAAGTATTGGCAATGCAACGAGGCAAAGAGATGGAGAGCCCTTTACTAAACAAATTGAGCTTTGGGAGCTTCAATAAGCAAGTTCCAAATGCTAAAACAGCATATGATTGGTTATGTTCTGTAGAGCACGAGGTGCAAAAATATATTGATGATCCATATTGTGGCTTTATACCAACCAATCAATTTTTTGTTGATTTAACGGCGGGTCTTATGGTACTGAATCGAAAAAATGAGATTGAAAAAATAAATAAAAACTTACCGATCCTTTTGATAAGTGGTAGCAAGGACCCTGTTGGAGATGGTGGTCACGGTGTGTATAATGTGGCAGAGCGCTTTGCAGCAGCAGGTGTACAGGATGTTACAGTCTATTTATTTGAAGATAAGCGACATGAAATTTTAAATGAAGACAATCATCAGGCGGTTCATCAAGTTTTATTACGGTGGTTAGAAAAGTATGATACAAAATAA
- a CDS encoding glycerol-3-phosphate dehydrogenase/oxidase, translating to MFSFEHRPKIIDYLEQYSFDVLVIGGGITGAGIALDAASRGLSVALIEMQDFAAGTSSRSTKLIHGGLRYLKQFDMGVVAEVGREREIVYDNAVHVTTPEKMLLPLYKHGSLGPLTTSIALKVYDRLAGVKKKERRTMLSAQETAALEPLLKRDELVGGGYYVEYRTDDARLTIEVLKKAVEYGALCVNYAEMTGFLYNKKKLIGAKVKDHVTGKVVEVHAAQIVNATGPWVDEVRQKDKALDKKQLRLTKGVHIVLNQKHFPLQQAVYFDIPDGRMAFAIPRDGKTYIGTTDTVYEGNPIHPTATQQDVDYLIEAAKNIFPTAEITRETIESSWAGVRPLIFEKGKDPSEISRKDEIWTASSGLMTIAGGKLTGYRQMAETIVDKIVKTHKFKHASPCMTRELSLSGAKGINAINFPDYTAYKAREGVQYGLNYDEAKHLVQKYGTNVDALFDQVKYLHEHGSTMPLVLHAMLLYGIEAEMVYTPCDFFIRRTGLLYFDIDAVKRYKEQVIQVMQQRFHYSESQRNTYVAQLEQAIIDATSFADVEV from the coding sequence ATGTTTTCATTTGAGCATCGACCTAAAATTATCGATTATTTAGAGCAATATAGCTTTGACGTTTTAGTAATTGGGGGTGGTATTACAGGTGCTGGAATTGCACTTGATGCCGCGTCAAGAGGATTATCAGTCGCACTAATTGAGATGCAGGACTTTGCTGCTGGTACATCAAGCCGTTCGACAAAGCTTATCCACGGAGGACTTCGATATTTAAAACAATTTGATATGGGGGTAGTGGCTGAAGTTGGACGTGAACGCGAAATCGTTTATGATAATGCTGTTCATGTAACGACACCTGAAAAAATGCTGTTGCCTTTATATAAGCATGGTTCACTTGGTCCTTTAACGACTTCAATTGCATTAAAAGTATATGACCGATTAGCAGGTGTCAAAAAGAAAGAACGCCGCACAATGCTAAGTGCACAAGAAACAGCAGCGCTTGAGCCTCTATTAAAGCGAGATGAGCTCGTTGGAGGTGGCTATTATGTCGAATATCGTACAGATGATGCACGGTTAACGATTGAAGTGCTAAAAAAAGCGGTTGAATACGGCGCACTTTGTGTAAACTATGCGGAAATGACAGGATTTTTATATAACAAGAAAAAGCTAATTGGCGCAAAAGTAAAAGATCATGTAACAGGAAAAGTAGTGGAAGTTCATGCTGCGCAAATTGTCAATGCTACTGGCCCTTGGGTAGATGAAGTACGACAAAAGGATAAAGCGTTGGACAAAAAGCAATTACGCCTGACAAAAGGTGTCCATATCGTCCTCAATCAAAAGCATTTCCCATTACAACAGGCCGTCTATTTTGATATTCCAGATGGTCGGATGGCTTTTGCTATTCCTCGTGATGGTAAAACTTATATAGGGACAACGGATACAGTTTATGAAGGAAATCCTATACACCCAACTGCAACACAACAAGATGTAGATTATTTAATTGAAGCTGCTAAAAATATTTTTCCTACAGCCGAAATTACAAGAGAAACAATTGAATCTTCTTGGGCAGGTGTACGTCCACTTATTTTCGAAAAGGGGAAAGACCCTTCTGAAATTTCGCGTAAAGATGAGATTTGGACAGCATCAAGTGGTTTGATGACGATTGCAGGTGGCAAGTTAACAGGCTACCGCCAAATGGCAGAAACAATCGTTGATAAAATCGTCAAAACTCATAAATTTAAGCATGCTAGTCCATGTATGACACGTGAACTATCTCTATCTGGTGCAAAGGGCATTAATGCCATTAATTTCCCTGATTACACTGCGTATAAAGCAAGAGAAGGTGTGCAGTATGGCCTGAACTATGATGAAGCGAAGCATCTTGTGCAAAAGTATGGAACGAATGTGGACGCTTTATTTGATCAGGTGAAGTATTTACATGAGCATGGCAGTACAATGCCTCTCGTGTTACATGCGATGCTGCTCTATGGTATAGAAGCGGAAATGGTGTACACACCTTGTGATTTCTTTATTCGTCGCACGGGATTATTATACTTTGATATTGATGCAGTGAAACGATATAAGGAGCAAGTAATTCAAGTAATGCAACAGCGTTTTCACTATTCAGAATCTCAAAGAAATACCTATGTTGCGCAATTAGAACAAGCCATAATCGATGCGACAAGTTTTGCGGATGTGGAGGTGTAA